Within the Deltaproteobacteria bacterium genome, the region CGGTCATCGCCGAGCGCCAGACCGCCGGGCGGGGCCGGCTCGGCCGGCAGTGGCACTCGCCGGCGGGGCTGAACCTCTACTGCTCGATCGTGCTCCGCCCCCCGCTCGCGCCGAGCGCGGTGCCGCAGCTCGCGCTCGTCGCGGGCGCCGCGGTCGCGGCGGCCGTCCAGGAGGAGACCGGGCTCCGGCCCGGGATCAAGTGGCCGAACGACGTGCTCCTCGGCGACCGCAAGGTCGCCGGCATCCTCGTCGAGCTGGAGTCCGAGGGCGAGCGCGTGCACCACGTGATCGCGGGCATCGGCGTCAACCTGAACGCCCCGCGCACGGCCTTCCCGCCCGTGCTCCGCCCGAAGGCCGGCTCGCTGCGCCTCGCCACCGGCCGGCGGGTGGACCGCGCGGCCTTCACGGGCCGGTTGCTCGCCGCGCTCGAGGCACGTTATGGTCGCTTCCTTGCGAGGGGATTCGCGAGCGTGCGCGCCGAATGGGAATCGTACTCCGTGCTGACGGGCGCCGAGGTCCGCGTCGCCTCGCCGGAGGGGGAGCTGGCCGGGCGGGTGGTGGGCCTCGATGACGACGGAGCGCTCCGGCTCCGCCGCCCGGGTGGCGACGTGGTGCGCGTGGTCGCGGGCGAGGTGACGGTGGCCGGCGGGTACCGCTGATGCTGCTCGCGATCGACGTCAGCAACACCCACACCAAGGTCGGCGTCTACGAGGGCGACCGCCTGGCGCGTCACTGGCGGGTGCAGACCGAGCCCGAGCGCACCGCGGACGAGTACGGCGTCATGCTGCTCGGCCTCTTCCGCGTGGGCGGTGCCTCCCCGGAGGACATCAGCGGGATCGCCGTCTCGAGCGTCGTGCCGCCCATGCACGGGATGCTCGAGGAGCTCGGCCGCAAGTTCTTCGGCCACGCGCCGCTCTTCGTCGGCCCGGGCGTCAAGACCGGCATGGCGCTCCTCTACGACAATCCGCGGGAAATCGGCGCGGATCGCATCGCCAACTCGGTGGCCGCCTACGAACGCACGCGCGGGCCCTGCATCGTGGTCGACCTCGGCACGGCGACCACCTTCGACTACGTGACCGCGCGTGGCGAGTACGCCGGCGGCGTCATCGTGCCCGGCATCGGCATCTCGCTCGACGCGCTCTTCGTGCGGGCCGCGAAGCTGACGCGCGTCGAGCTGGTGCGGCCGGAGAAGGTGGTGGGCCGCAACA harbors:
- a CDS encoding biotin--[acetyl-CoA-carboxylase] ligase, with protein sequence MTDRLGPAELAPHLRGAWRCVHWLEEVDSTQRVARDLARGGAPEGTTVIAERQTAGRGRLGRQWHSPAGLNLYCSIVLRPPLAPSAVPQLALVAGAAVAAAVQEETGLRPGIKWPNDVLLGDRKVAGILVELESEGERVHHVIAGIGVNLNAPRTAFPPVLRPKAGSLRLATGRRVDRAAFTGRLLAALEARYGRFLARGFASVRAEWESYSVLTGAEVRVASPEGELAGRVVGLDDDGALRLRRPGGDVVRVVAGEVTVAGGYR
- a CDS encoding type III pantothenate kinase, which codes for MLLAIDVSNTHTKVGVYEGDRLARHWRVQTEPERTADEYGVMLLGLFRVGGASPEDISGIAVSSVVPPMHGMLEELGRKFFGHAPLFVGPGVKTGMALLYDNPREIGADRIANSVAAYERTRGPCIVVDLGTATTFDYVTARGEYAGGVIVPGIGISLDALFVRAAKLTRVELVRPEKVVGRNTVHAIQSGVAYGYTALVDGLVERIRRENDPRARALATGGFASLIAPVSTTIEAVDEFLTLDGLRIVYERNGGRDVS